One genomic region from Candidatus Micrarchaeia archaeon encodes:
- a CDS encoding helix-turn-helix domain-containing protein has protein sequence MEKEPRVGRPSTLNSEKLYLLLEAYYTRPYSLRQLASMFGVSRMTVWRTVQQYSFDGVKL, from the coding sequence ATGGAAAAAGAGCCCAGAGTGGGAAGACCTTCTACTCTCAATTCGGAAAAGCTCTATCTTCTTCTTGAGGCCTATTACACGAGGCCATATTCGCTCCGCCAGCTCGCGTCGATGTTCGGAGTTTCCAGAATGACGGTGTGGCGCACAGTGCAGCAATACTCGTTTGATGGGGTGAAACTATGA